One uncultured Hyphomonas sp. genomic region harbors:
- a CDS encoding amidohydrolase family protein → MKRLMLAAALAVSACAAPSSPDPAAGEGVVIYPAKAVVTMTGENDTAEAVAVSGDRILSTGSLRGLQGAMPAAMVDTTFENSVIVPGLIDPHVHVVLGALQYNLPITPPWPMATPHGMKAGLPNREAFLAALSEIVADAQPDAAVVAYGYHNLVHGDLTRADLDMIAPDQPLIVWHYSSHDFYLNSAAIEAAGFTPALAQSFHGVDLDENGELTGRIYEDAALLVIQAYAGVILAPENVTAGFHGFSSMLRQAGVTTTAEMAYGLFGWEMEDANIRANWGSAQAAGYHLYLVPEYRALERTYGENRVQAVLDMVNGAHETPAPALPRVKFFTDGAFYSQTMRLSPPGYLSGQSKGSEGLWVAGPDGIVPAIQPYWDAGLGVNIHSNGDAAQGATLKALETLREGDGPNNSFVIEHGGLFSPEQVEAAGRLDAQLSAASHYVFYMASEYAGPLGDVRAKWISPLGALTAAGVPVAVHSDAPLAPPYPLRAAGVHMTRATREGGVYEAEMALSPYEALEAITLDAARVLGLEAEIGSIEPGKRADFTILGANPLVIDGKDWDSIPVWGVVLDGVKRPLAEQEVSD, encoded by the coding sequence ATGAAACGATTGATGCTGGCCGCAGCACTTGCGGTCTCGGCGTGTGCTGCGCCATCGTCGCCGGACCCTGCAGCAGGCGAGGGCGTCGTCATTTACCCCGCGAAGGCGGTGGTGACGATGACAGGAGAGAACGATACGGCTGAGGCGGTGGCTGTGTCTGGAGACCGCATTCTTTCCACGGGGTCCCTCAGGGGCCTGCAGGGCGCGATGCCCGCGGCGATGGTCGACACGACGTTTGAGAACAGCGTGATCGTGCCGGGCCTGATTGACCCTCATGTGCATGTCGTGCTGGGGGCGCTGCAGTACAATCTGCCCATCACGCCGCCCTGGCCGATGGCAACGCCTCACGGAATGAAAGCCGGCCTGCCGAACCGGGAAGCGTTTCTCGCAGCCTTGTCTGAAATCGTTGCGGATGCTCAGCCGGATGCGGCCGTGGTCGCGTATGGTTACCACAATCTGGTGCACGGAGACCTGACCCGGGCGGACCTCGACATGATCGCGCCGGACCAGCCCCTGATTGTCTGGCACTATTCCTCGCATGACTTTTACCTGAACAGCGCGGCGATCGAAGCGGCGGGTTTTACGCCCGCGCTGGCGCAGTCGTTTCACGGCGTCGATCTCGATGAAAATGGGGAGCTGACTGGCCGGATCTATGAGGATGCCGCTCTGCTGGTCATCCAGGCCTATGCAGGCGTGATCCTCGCACCGGAGAATGTCACGGCGGGGTTCCACGGCTTCTCGTCCATGCTGCGCCAGGCAGGCGTCACGACTACGGCCGAGATGGCCTATGGCCTGTTCGGCTGGGAGATGGAGGATGCGAACATCCGCGCCAATTGGGGGAGCGCACAGGCGGCTGGGTATCACCTCTATCTCGTCCCGGAATATCGCGCCCTGGAGCGGACCTATGGAGAAAACCGGGTGCAGGCCGTGCTCGACATGGTCAACGGAGCACATGAGACGCCAGCGCCAGCTCTGCCGCGAGTGAAATTCTTCACAGATGGCGCGTTCTACAGCCAGACAATGCGGCTTTCCCCGCCAGGTTATCTCTCCGGACAGTCGAAGGGATCAGAGGGTCTGTGGGTGGCGGGGCCGGACGGAATCGTCCCGGCGATCCAGCCCTACTGGGATGCGGGGCTTGGCGTGAACATCCATTCGAATGGCGACGCGGCTCAGGGCGCCACGCTGAAGGCGCTGGAGACCCTTCGGGAAGGTGACGGCCCCAACAACAGCTTCGTCATCGAGCATGGCGGTCTGTTTTCGCCGGAACAGGTGGAGGCGGCCGGCCGGCTGGATGCACAGCTCTCGGCGGCCAGCCACTATGTGTTCTACATGGCCAGTGAATATGCCGGGCCGTTGGGGGATGTGCGGGCGAAGTGGATTTCTCCGCTGGGCGCTCTGACGGCCGCTGGCGTGCCCGTTGCTGTCCATAGCGATGCGCCGCTGGCACCGCCTTATCCGCTGCGGGCGGCAGGCGTACACATGACCCGGGCGACACGGGAGGGCGGCGTATATGAAGCGGAAATGGCCCTCAGCCCCTATGAGGCGCTTGAAGCGATTACGCTCGATGCGGCCCGCGTGCTCGGCCTGGAGGCGGAAATCGGCTCGATCGAGCCTGGCAAGCGTGCGGATTTCACCATTCTTGGCGCGAACCCGCTGGTCATCGACGGGAAGGACTGGGATTCAATCCCGGTCTGGGGCGTGGTGCTCGATGGCGTGAAGCGCCCATTGGCGGAACAAGAGGTGTCTGACTAG
- the thiL gene encoding thiamine-phosphate kinase, producing MGERDWISRYFAPLASSPGAEALRDDVAELSMPEGPVIATVDALVEGVHFFPDDPLETVARKLVRANVSDIIAKGARPLEALLTLGWPGDRPEEDLARFAAAFGDELASWGIRLIGGDTTASPHGLFLSLTLTGQCGPGGAIRRSGVKESDLLWVTGEIGAACLGYRALQSGRVDDPYVVSYREPQLAPLAITGLLRDCATGSMDVSDGLLGDARMLAEASGLSVVVDLGAVPYAGIVSRLEERLALASWGDDYQVLFAAPESATPRILDYAEARAMKVTRIGSFASGAGLAAFMDGARVNLPETLGFEHG from the coding sequence GTGGGCGAACGTGACTGGATCTCCCGGTATTTCGCGCCACTGGCTTCTTCACCAGGGGCTGAAGCCTTGCGGGATGATGTGGCCGAACTGTCGATGCCGGAGGGGCCTGTCATCGCAACCGTCGATGCGTTGGTTGAGGGTGTGCACTTCTTTCCTGACGACCCCCTTGAGACGGTGGCGCGGAAGCTGGTGCGGGCGAATGTGTCGGACATCATCGCCAAAGGGGCCCGGCCGCTGGAGGCCTTGCTGACGCTAGGCTGGCCAGGTGACAGGCCGGAAGAGGACCTTGCGCGTTTTGCGGCGGCATTCGGTGATGAGCTGGCCAGCTGGGGCATCCGGCTCATAGGCGGCGATACGACAGCCAGCCCGCATGGCCTGTTCCTGTCCCTCACCCTGACCGGCCAGTGCGGCCCGGGCGGCGCGATCAGACGTAGCGGGGTGAAGGAGAGTGACCTGCTGTGGGTCACCGGAGAGATCGGCGCAGCATGCCTTGGCTACAGGGCGCTCCAGAGTGGGCGCGTGGATGACCCCTATGTCGTGTCCTACCGGGAGCCTCAGTTGGCGCCATTGGCGATTACCGGGCTGCTACGTGATTGCGCGACCGGATCAATGGATGTCTCCGACGGACTATTGGGGGATGCCCGCATGCTCGCCGAAGCCTCCGGTCTGTCGGTCGTGGTCGATCTGGGCGCCGTGCCCTATGCCGGGATCGTATCCCGTCTTGAGGAGAGATTGGCGCTCGCCTCCTGGGGGGATGATTATCAGGTTCTGTTTGCTGCGCCTGAGTCGGCGACCCCCCGAATTCTGGATTACGCTGAGGCAAGAGCCATGAAGGTCACGCGAATAGGGTCTTTTGCGTCGGGTGCTGGTCTGGCGGCTTTCATGGATGGTGCGCGCGTTAACCTCCCGGAAACACTCGGCTTCGAGCATGGCTGA
- a CDS encoding acetyl-CoA carboxylase carboxyltransferase subunit alpha, with amino-acid sequence MKVSYLEFEKPLAELDSKIAELETLSGRKDGPSISDELTKLKAKSQKLLKDTYSDLSAWQKTQVARHPDRPHFSDFVENIFEDFEELAGDRVYGNDEAVIGGLARFKGRPVVVMGHEKGRTTETRLRHNFGMAHPEGYRKAVRLMDLAEKFNLPVLSFPDTAGAYPGKGGEERGQAEAIARGTQRGLTLGVPFVTLIIGEGMSGGAIGIAAANKVLMMEHAIYSVISPEGCASILYRDAGKAKDAADAMKITAPDLLRTKVIDEVVKEPVGGAHRDPQRAMATAAKALEKSLKELDGLSPAELRRQRAERFYAIGREGL; translated from the coding sequence ATGAAAGTTTCATATCTCGAATTCGAAAAGCCGCTGGCGGAACTGGATTCCAAGATCGCCGAACTGGAAACCCTGTCGGGCCGCAAGGATGGCCCGTCGATTTCGGACGAGCTGACAAAGCTGAAAGCGAAATCCCAGAAGCTGCTGAAGGATACGTATTCCGATCTCAGCGCCTGGCAGAAGACGCAGGTGGCCCGCCATCCGGACCGGCCGCATTTCAGCGACTTCGTCGAGAACATATTTGAAGATTTCGAAGAACTGGCCGGCGACCGTGTCTATGGCAATGACGAGGCCGTGATTGGTGGTCTGGCGCGCTTCAAGGGGCGCCCGGTAGTTGTCATGGGCCACGAAAAAGGCCGGACGACGGAAACGCGGCTGCGGCACAATTTCGGCATGGCCCACCCGGAAGGATACCGGAAGGCGGTACGCCTGATGGACCTGGCCGAGAAATTCAATCTGCCTGTCCTCAGCTTTCCGGACACGGCCGGGGCCTATCCGGGCAAGGGCGGTGAGGAACGCGGGCAGGCGGAAGCCATCGCGCGCGGCACGCAGCGCGGCCTGACGCTGGGCGTTCCGTTTGTCACGCTCATCATCGGCGAAGGCATGTCTGGCGGCGCCATCGGCATTGCAGCAGCCAACAAGGTGTTGATGATGGAGCATGCCATCTATTCTGTAATTTCGCCGGAAGGCTGCGCGTCCATTCTCTATCGCGATGCGGGCAAGGCGAAGGACGCGGCAGACGCGATGAAGATCACCGCGCCGGATCTGTTGCGGACGAAAGTCATCGATGAAGTGGTGAAAGAGCCTGTCGGCGGCGCTCATCGGGACCCCCAGCGGGCGATGGCCACTGCGGCCAAGGCGCTCGAGAAGTCGCTGAAGGAACTGGACGGTCTGTCGCCGGCGGAACTTCGCCGACAGCGCGCGGAACGTTTCTACGCCATTGGCCGCGAAGGCCTCTGA
- a CDS encoding type II secretion system F family protein, which translates to MFGLPDLSDVSLTFMIPMIMAIGAVFLALQAVMSLFSTAQTQRIVNQRLQFKERFESTNEAMIELRKSRGLDEFGNFAMPLQWFNQLVVRSGLPYQPARWFGMSAIGGMVIAFAYVKLVGGFLTAGGLALGIFALGPIIALKMVGAKRMKKLAQQLPDAMQIACRSLEAGHPVATAIALVAREMPDPIGTEFGMAADEVSYGMSLTNAVQRMAERAGDPDIELFAATVRLQEKTGGNLTELLKALATTIRERQTMRLKVRAASSEGRTSAMILTAAPFLVMLAIHLLRPEFYGDVIDTPLIRYSFAGLFTWMFIGNMVMRKMINFKM; encoded by the coding sequence GTGTTTGGCCTGCCGGATCTTTCAGATGTCAGCCTGACATTCATGATCCCCATGATCATGGCCATTGGGGCCGTGTTCCTGGCGTTACAAGCGGTGATGAGTCTCTTCTCGACAGCGCAGACCCAGCGCATCGTGAACCAGCGGCTACAATTCAAGGAACGTTTTGAAAGCACCAATGAGGCGATGATCGAACTGCGCAAGAGCCGCGGTCTCGATGAGTTCGGCAATTTTGCCATGCCGCTCCAGTGGTTCAACCAGCTTGTGGTGCGCTCCGGCCTGCCTTACCAGCCAGCACGCTGGTTTGGTATGTCCGCCATTGGCGGCATGGTCATCGCATTTGCCTATGTGAAACTCGTCGGCGGTTTTCTTACAGCGGGCGGCCTCGCTTTGGGGATATTTGCACTGGGGCCAATCATCGCTCTGAAGATGGTTGGCGCGAAGCGGATGAAGAAGCTGGCACAACAGCTACCGGATGCGATGCAGATCGCTTGCCGCAGCCTGGAGGCCGGCCACCCGGTGGCGACCGCGATTGCGCTAGTCGCCCGGGAAATGCCAGATCCAATCGGAACAGAATTCGGCATGGCCGCTGATGAAGTTTCTTATGGTATGTCGCTGACCAATGCGGTTCAGCGCATGGCGGAACGGGCAGGGGATCCGGACATCGAATTGTTTGCCGCGACCGTGCGCCTGCAGGAGAAAACCGGTGGGAACCTGACAGAACTTCTGAAGGCGCTCGCGACCACGATCCGGGAACGGCAGACCATGCGCCTGAAAGTGCGCGCGGCATCGTCCGAAGGCAGGACCTCGGCCATGATCCTGACCGCGGCGCCATTCCTGGTGATGCTGGCGATCCATTTGCTGCGGCCGGAATTCTATGGCGACGTCATCGATACGCCGCTGATCCGTTATTCCTTTGCTGGCCTGTTTACCTGGATGTTCATCGGAAACATGGTCATGCGCAAAATGATCAACTTCAAAATGTGA
- a CDS encoding CpaF family protein translates to MSRFGFSTPTAPAPEAEAKPSTPVPPPAPPRAKAENGGFDQLDAKLKIHAKLIDELDLSKLEKLDDETLRRRVRGIIADIIRKEDMALSAAEEASFADAVMDEMTGLGPIEPLLKDDSIADILINGCDQVYVERHGKLQVAPVRFADNEHLLRIVQRIVSAVGRRVDESQPLVDARLADGSRVNAAVMPIAIDGPLVSIRKFSKSPLTIDKLVEFGAIPRPVADFILGAVKCRASTVISGGTGSGKTTLLNALSSAISPDERLITIEDAAELQLQQPHVARMETRPPNIEGKGEIRQRELVKNALRMRPDRVILGEVRGEEAFDMLQAMNTGHEGSMATIHANNPRDALTRLEQMVMIGGMKISEHAIRGQIASAVNFIVQASRLSDGSRRVMSIAEVTGMEGSVVQLQEIFQFVRTGTTDEGKVEGHFAATGLRPKFLDEMERRGVHMPPGMFDPSTRF, encoded by the coding sequence ATGAGCCGTTTCGGATTCTCTACCCCCACAGCCCCTGCGCCGGAAGCGGAAGCCAAGCCGTCGACACCCGTTCCACCGCCGGCGCCGCCGCGTGCAAAAGCGGAAAACGGTGGCTTCGACCAGCTGGATGCCAAGCTGAAGATCCACGCCAAGCTGATCGACGAGCTGGACTTGTCAAAGCTCGAGAAGCTGGATGATGAAACCCTGCGCCGCCGGGTCCGCGGCATCATCGCCGATATCATCCGCAAGGAAGACATGGCCTTGTCGGCAGCAGAGGAAGCAAGCTTCGCCGATGCCGTAATGGATGAGATGACGGGGTTGGGCCCGATCGAGCCGCTCCTGAAGGACGACTCCATTGCTGATATCCTGATCAATGGCTGCGATCAGGTATATGTCGAGCGCCACGGCAAGCTGCAGGTCGCCCCGGTTCGTTTTGCAGACAATGAACACCTCCTGCGGATCGTACAGCGTATCGTCTCGGCGGTTGGCCGCCGCGTGGATGAAAGCCAGCCGCTGGTCGATGCGCGTCTCGCCGATGGTAGCCGCGTGAACGCAGCCGTGATGCCGATTGCGATTGACGGACCGCTGGTCTCGATCCGGAAATTTTCAAAATCACCGCTGACCATCGACAAGCTCGTCGAATTCGGCGCCATTCCGCGTCCTGTGGCTGACTTTATCCTGGGTGCCGTGAAGTGCCGGGCATCCACGGTCATTTCCGGGGGAACGGGCTCGGGTAAGACGACGCTGCTCAATGCGTTGTCTTCTGCGATCAGTCCGGACGAGCGCCTGATCACGATTGAGGACGCTGCAGAGCTTCAGCTGCAGCAGCCGCATGTGGCCCGGATGGAAACCCGGCCGCCGAACATCGAGGGCAAGGGTGAAATCCGTCAGCGGGAACTGGTCAAGAACGCGTTGCGGATGCGACCGGACCGGGTGATCCTCGGCGAGGTTCGCGGCGAGGAAGCCTTTGACATGCTTCAGGCCATGAACACCGGCCACGAAGGGTCAATGGCGACGATCCACGCGAACAATCCGCGCGATGCACTGACCCGTCTGGAACAGATGGTGATGATCGGAGGCATGAAAATCTCCGAGCATGCGATCCGTGGACAGATCGCGTCGGCCGTGAACTTCATCGTTCAGGCATCGCGTCTGTCCGATGGGTCCCGCCGCGTTATGTCCATTGCTGAGGTGACTGGGATGGAAGGTTCCGTGGTGCAATTGCAGGAAATCTTCCAGTTCGTCCGCACCGGCACGACAGATGAGGGCAAGGTCGAGGGCCACTTCGCGGCCACAGGTCTGCGCCCGAAATTCCTGGACGAAATGGAACGCCGCGGGGTGCACATGCCGCCGGGCATGTTCGATCCTTCCACGCGGTTCTAG
- a CDS encoding sodium-translocating pyrophosphatase, which translates to MWYYLALAAGVISVLYGFIQARSIQSAPAGDARMREIAAAIQEGANAYLGRQYRTIAIVGVVVVVLLALAFQSWQQPLGFVVGAVLSGAAGFIGMKVSVQANVRTTEAAKSGLNAGLKMAFKSGAVTGMLVVGLALLGIVLYYGFLTMVMGLSLTDELEKREIIDSLVALGFGASLISIFARLGGGIFTKGADVGGDMVGKVEAGIPEDDPRNAATIADNVGDNVGDCAGMAADLFETYAVTLVATMVLGAIYFSDAAYLGDLMLLPLAIGGVCIITSIIGTYFVNLGPGKTDVMGALYKGLIVTGVLSVGALALVISQVLPAGFGVLDGAAAALGLSGQITGMDLFLCGLLGLVVTGLIVVITAYYTETKYRPVRSVAKASESGHGTNVIQGLAVSLESTALPALTIIAGIIATYNLAGLYGVAIATTTMLALAGMIVALDAFGPVTDNAGGIAEMSELPSEVRDTTDALDAVGNTTKAVTKGYAIGSAGLGALVLFAAYSEDLKYFSAKATEGSFFSGVTVDFSIANPYVVVGLLFGGLLPFLFGGMSMMAVGRAAQAVVEEVRRQFREMPGIMKGEVKPDYGRAVDLLTQAAIKEMIVPSLLPVLSPVVLFGVILAIAGKSAAFAAVGAMLLGVIVTGLFVAISMTSGGGAWDNAKKYIEDGNHGGKGSEAHKAAVTGDTVGDPYKDTAGPAVNPMIKITNIVALLLLAVLAGM; encoded by the coding sequence ATGTGGTATTATCTCGCTCTCGCAGCGGGCGTTATCTCGGTATTGTACGGGTTCATTCAGGCCCGCTCGATCCAGTCCGCCCCCGCGGGTGACGCGCGAATGCGCGAAATCGCTGCGGCTATTCAGGAAGGCGCAAACGCCTATCTGGGCCGCCAGTATCGCACCATCGCAATTGTTGGTGTTGTGGTCGTTGTCCTGTTGGCACTGGCATTCCAGAGCTGGCAGCAGCCTCTTGGCTTCGTCGTCGGCGCCGTCTTGTCAGGTGCCGCCGGGTTCATTGGCATGAAAGTATCTGTGCAAGCCAACGTGCGTACGACGGAAGCCGCAAAATCCGGCCTGAATGCCGGACTCAAAATGGCTTTCAAATCCGGCGCGGTGACAGGCATGCTCGTCGTCGGCCTCGCTCTGCTTGGTATCGTTCTCTATTACGGCTTCCTGACCATGGTCATGGGCCTCAGCCTGACTGATGAGCTCGAGAAGCGGGAAATCATCGATTCGCTCGTTGCCCTTGGTTTCGGCGCTTCGCTCATCTCGATCTTCGCCCGTCTCGGCGGCGGTATCTTCACCAAAGGTGCCGACGTCGGCGGCGACATGGTTGGCAAGGTCGAAGCCGGTATTCCGGAAGATGATCCGCGCAACGCGGCCACCATCGCTGATAATGTCGGCGATAATGTCGGCGACTGTGCGGGCATGGCAGCCGACCTGTTCGAAACCTATGCGGTGACGCTGGTTGCGACGATGGTCCTGGGGGCGATCTATTTCTCGGACGCTGCCTATCTGGGTGACCTGATGCTACTGCCGCTCGCGATTGGCGGTGTCTGTATCATCACGTCAATTATCGGGACCTATTTCGTGAATCTCGGCCCCGGCAAAACCGATGTGATGGGCGCGCTCTACAAGGGCCTCATCGTAACGGGCGTCCTGTCCGTCGGCGCACTTGCGCTGGTGATCAGCCAGGTCCTGCCTGCAGGATTCGGTGTCCTCGATGGTGCTGCAGCGGCCCTCGGCCTGTCTGGCCAGATCACCGGTATGGACCTGTTCCTTTGCGGCCTGCTGGGTCTGGTCGTGACGGGCCTCATCGTGGTCATTACCGCTTACTATACCGAGACAAAGTATCGTCCGGTGCGGTCTGTGGCGAAGGCATCGGAGTCCGGTCACGGCACGAACGTGATCCAGGGCCTCGCGGTCTCGCTGGAGTCGACTGCGCTGCCGGCACTGACGATCATCGCCGGCATCATCGCCACCTATAACCTTGCTGGCCTCTATGGTGTCGCGATTGCGACAACCACGATGCTGGCACTGGCTGGCATGATCGTCGCGCTCGATGCATTCGGTCCGGTGACGGACAATGCTGGCGGCATTGCGGAAATGTCAGAACTTCCCTCGGAAGTGCGTGACACGACGGATGCGCTCGACGCGGTTGGCAACACGACCAAAGCCGTGACCAAGGGTTACGCGATCGGGTCAGCCGGTCTCGGGGCGCTTGTTCTGTTTGCTGCGTACTCGGAGGATTTGAAATACTTCTCGGCGAAAGCCACGGAAGGTTCCTTCTTCTCCGGCGTGACGGTCGATTTCTCGATTGCCAACCCGTACGTCGTGGTCGGTCTTCTGTTCGGCGGCCTTCTGCCATTCCTCTTCGGCGGCATGTCGATGATGGCAGTGGGGCGTGCAGCCCAGGCTGTGGTTGAGGAAGTTCGTCGTCAGTTCCGCGAAATGCCGGGCATCATGAAAGGCGAGGTAAAGCCGGACTATGGCCGCGCCGTCGACCTTCTGACCCAGGCCGCCATCAAGGAAATGATTGTGCCGTCGCTTCTGCCGGTGCTGTCACCTGTGGTCCTGTTCGGTGTCATCCTGGCGATCGCCGGCAAGAGCGCTGCCTTCGCAGCCGTCGGGGCCATGCTGTTGGGCGTGATCGTCACCGGCCTGTTCGTCGCCATTTCGATGACGTCGGGCGGTGGGGCATGGGACAACGCCAAGAAGTACATCGAAGACGGCAATCATGGCGGCAAGGGCTCTGAAGCCCACAAGGCCGCGGTGACAGGCGATACGGTGGGTGACCCCTACAAGGACACCGCCGGTCCGGCTGTGAACCCGATGATCAAGATCACGAATATCGTGGCACTTCTGCTGCTGGCTGTTCTCGCCGGCATGTAA
- a CDS encoding type II secretion system F family protein produces MFGDLPLTDIWLPAAMLAVAVAVAVPGLLSVWRNAKAKEEVERRLERRGTQFMEPHKHVSPVDNLVLQVSSKVAPTNEEKVSEVRARLALAGLTHSSAVGQYYLARLVCVILPQLALLFALPYLSNFQSTVPLFISVGLLIVGLVAPSFYVDHLISARQSQCSLGFPDMMDLMVACVEAGLSLDASVQRVGEELELRHPIIAGHMKTLSLELRAGKSRKQAWRSFADRMNLEEAGSLATMLRQAEEMGTSLGATLRIFSADMRQRRILLAEEKAMALPAKLTLPLILFVFPVLLGVLILPAVAKMQGVLF; encoded by the coding sequence ATGTTTGGCGATCTTCCCCTCACTGACATCTGGCTGCCGGCCGCCATGCTGGCTGTGGCAGTCGCTGTGGCAGTACCCGGCCTCCTTTCGGTTTGGCGCAATGCCAAGGCGAAGGAGGAGGTCGAGCGGCGTCTGGAGCGGCGTGGAACCCAATTTATGGAACCGCACAAGCATGTCAGTCCGGTGGACAATCTGGTCCTTCAGGTGTCCAGCAAAGTGGCCCCGACGAACGAGGAAAAAGTCAGCGAAGTGCGTGCACGCCTCGCGCTGGCAGGCCTGACCCATTCAAGTGCTGTGGGGCAGTATTATCTCGCCCGCCTCGTTTGCGTGATCCTGCCCCAGCTGGCGCTGCTGTTTGCGTTGCCGTACCTCAGTAATTTCCAGTCGACGGTTCCGCTCTTCATCAGTGTCGGCCTGTTGATCGTCGGGCTGGTGGCGCCGTCCTTCTATGTCGATCATCTGATTTCCGCCCGGCAAAGCCAGTGTTCCCTTGGCTTTCCTGACATGATGGATCTGATGGTGGCGTGCGTTGAAGCTGGCCTCAGTCTCGATGCGTCTGTGCAGCGTGTCGGCGAGGAGCTGGAACTTCGCCATCCCATCATCGCCGGGCACATGAAGACCCTGTCGCTGGAGCTCAGGGCAGGTAAATCCCGCAAACAGGCCTGGCGTTCCTTCGCTGACAGAATGAACCTGGAAGAAGCCGGATCGCTTGCCACCATGCTGCGTCAGGCCGAGGAAATGGGGACGAGTCTGGGCGCGACTTTGCGTATCTTCTCGGCAGATATGCGTCAGCGGCGGATCCTTCTGGCAGAAGAAAAAGCCATGGCGCTGCCCGCAAAGCTGACATTGCCATTGATTTTGTTCGTTTTTCCCGTCCTGCTGGGCGTTCTGATCCTGCCGGCTGTCGCGAAAATGCAAGGCGTGCTCTTCTGA